One window of Curtobacterium sp. 458 genomic DNA carries:
- the opgC gene encoding OpgC domain-containing protein has product MRRFLALLVVVATLVLGGALPASATTAAKDTPSGPASGERWFGPDLDWGDDAPDGYAGRLGAVPSMYGVEIDYPIDRAAERELLRSTRAAAAQGAVLVVSLEPDHELSTLTTADARKANRLLEQVHEQYGTKVLVRYAPQMNGTWVSWGQQPTDFTRTFRALAKQVHAGTSDAAMVWAPSYGAGYPFGESAGRLRDLSSTDVDALDTNGDGELTAADDPYAPYWPGASSVDWVGLSMFSFGKGKATEAAGRDVPLTRNDAPESGEVQARFDETWGYEQPVTEGTFYDRFAKGRDLPMLLDTGALYDHSLKGAAELTVKQGWWRQVIAAVQDKPLVEGITFLETNRREPEAGNRVADWRDTAVPGIAGSFRTDLERAGDFVFGPVTERVTPQDGAAATNQQYDTGGDQMAWIVWLAVGLAAVFLLSGLFGRLVPSWRYPDDGKPGRDLRLDLFRGFIILAVVITHIEIGGPYSYITLHAVGAITGAEMFVFLSGMVLGMTYPFAIKKFGEWAAAVGAWKRARKQYLVTLVVILVVFALSFVPFLNTDAITTFTDRGTGTGGVGAEGRVYDLYPNAMQLLAYPPPWFAIRQFLLLEMGPWPFNIMGLFVVLSLFIPVFMWVIRRGFWWALLLVSWALYVYQALNPDFRPLNSQFEAVFPLLTWQVVFTHGLVLGTYRRQIIGALTGRLGKVLIGVGIVGYALFLVYVWAGNHFGFTPTPFPATMYDQLYNTAYQRVDLQWGRLVDIAFFAIVSYAILTVFWKPIAKTIGWLWIPLGQASLYVFVWQVFFALAIASIPGVDWFNGWIGFAAHTLLILLAWYMVRKKFLFSVIPR; this is encoded by the coding sequence GTGAGGCGGTTCCTCGCACTCCTCGTCGTCGTCGCTACGCTCGTCCTCGGTGGCGCGCTGCCCGCGTCCGCGACGACCGCCGCGAAGGACACCCCATCGGGTCCGGCCTCGGGTGAGCGCTGGTTCGGTCCGGACCTCGACTGGGGCGACGACGCGCCGGACGGCTACGCGGGCCGCCTCGGTGCCGTGCCGTCGATGTACGGCGTCGAGATCGACTACCCGATCGACCGCGCGGCCGAACGCGAGCTGCTCCGCTCGACCCGGGCCGCGGCCGCGCAGGGCGCCGTCCTCGTGGTCAGCCTCGAACCCGACCACGAGCTCTCGACCCTGACGACCGCGGACGCCCGGAAGGCGAACCGACTCCTCGAACAGGTCCATGAGCAGTACGGCACGAAGGTCCTCGTCCGGTACGCGCCGCAGATGAACGGCACGTGGGTGTCGTGGGGGCAGCAGCCGACCGACTTCACGCGCACCTTCCGGGCACTCGCGAAGCAGGTCCACGCCGGCACGTCCGACGCCGCGATGGTCTGGGCGCCGTCGTACGGCGCCGGGTACCCGTTCGGCGAGTCCGCCGGCCGCCTCCGTGACCTGTCCTCGACCGACGTCGACGCGCTCGACACGAACGGCGACGGCGAGCTCACCGCGGCGGACGACCCCTACGCCCCGTACTGGCCCGGGGCGTCGAGCGTCGACTGGGTCGGGCTGTCGATGTTCTCGTTCGGCAAGGGCAAGGCGACCGAGGCGGCTGGCCGCGACGTCCCGCTCACCCGGAACGACGCCCCGGAGTCCGGCGAGGTCCAGGCCCGCTTCGACGAGACCTGGGGCTACGAGCAGCCCGTGACCGAGGGCACCTTCTATGACCGGTTCGCGAAGGGCCGCGACCTGCCGATGCTCCTGGACACCGGCGCCCTCTACGACCACTCCCTGAAGGGCGCCGCGGAGCTCACCGTCAAGCAGGGCTGGTGGCGGCAGGTCATCGCGGCGGTGCAGGACAAGCCGCTCGTCGAGGGGATCACGTTCCTCGAGACGAACCGTCGTGAGCCCGAGGCGGGGAACCGGGTCGCCGACTGGCGCGACACCGCCGTCCCCGGCATCGCCGGCTCGTTCCGAACCGACCTCGAGCGCGCGGGCGACTTCGTGTTCGGCCCCGTCACCGAGCGGGTCACCCCGCAGGACGGCGCCGCGGCGACGAACCAGCAGTACGACACCGGCGGCGACCAGATGGCCTGGATCGTGTGGCTGGCGGTCGGCCTCGCCGCGGTGTTCCTGCTCAGCGGGCTGTTCGGTCGGCTCGTCCCGAGTTGGCGGTATCCCGACGACGGCAAGCCCGGGCGCGACCTCCGGCTCGACCTGTTCCGCGGGTTCATCATCCTCGCCGTCGTCATCACCCACATCGAGATCGGCGGACCGTACTCGTACATCACGCTGCACGCGGTGGGCGCCATCACCGGCGCCGAGATGTTCGTGTTCCTGTCCGGCATGGTCCTCGGCATGACCTACCCGTTCGCCATCAAGAAGTTCGGCGAGTGGGCGGCGGCCGTCGGCGCGTGGAAGCGGGCACGCAAGCAGTACCTCGTGACGCTCGTGGTGATCCTCGTGGTCTTCGCGCTGAGCTTCGTGCCGTTCCTCAACACGGACGCGATCACGACCTTCACGGACCGGGGCACCGGCACCGGGGGCGTCGGGGCCGAGGGTCGCGTGTACGACCTCTACCCGAACGCGATGCAGCTGCTGGCCTACCCGCCGCCGTGGTTCGCGATCCGGCAGTTCCTGCTGCTCGAGATGGGTCCGTGGCCGTTCAACATCATGGGCCTCTTCGTGGTGCTCAGCCTGTTCATCCCGGTCTTCATGTGGGTGATCCGGCGCGGGTTCTGGTGGGCGCTCCTCCTCGTCAGCTGGGCGCTGTACGTCTACCAGGCGCTCAACCCGGACTTCCGCCCGCTGAACTCGCAGTTCGAGGCGGTGTTCCCCCTGCTCACCTGGCAGGTCGTGTTCACCCACGGGCTCGTCCTCGGCACCTACCGGCGGCAGATCATCGGCGCACTCACCGGGCGGCTCGGCAAGGTGCTGATCGGCGTCGGGATCGTCGGCTACGCGCTGTTCCTGGTGTACGTGTGGGCGGGCAACCACTTCGGGTTCACGCCGACGCCGTTCCCCGCGACGATGTACGACCAGCTCTACAACACTGCGTACCAGCGCGTGGACCTGCAGTGGGGGCGCCTGGTCGACATCGCGTTCTTCGCCATCGTGTCGTACGCGATCCTCACGGTGTTCTGGAAGCCGATCGCGAAGACCATCGGTTGGCTGTGGATCCCGCTCGGCCAGGCGAGCCTCTACGTGTTCGTGTGGCAGGTGTTCTTCGCACTCGCCATCGCGTCGATCCCCGGCGTCGACTGGTTCAACGGCTGGATCGGCTTCGCCGCGCACACCCTGCTCATCCTGCTCGCCTGGTACATGGTCCGGAAGAAGTTCCTGTTCTCGGTCATCCCGCGCTGA
- a CDS encoding ATP-binding protein, producing MTSTTFEVPATAESLDEVQDRFGSWWDGLGIDDVAQRFKLETALAEIAANIVEHTRRNDQEAGRRYTVHLEATDHELTAVLTDNGRPADVDLAAVTMADVDEESGRGLALAIAALDRLEHRHEHGRNVWTLVCDR from the coding sequence GTGACGAGCACGACGTTCGAGGTCCCCGCGACCGCAGAGTCCCTCGACGAGGTCCAGGACCGCTTCGGTTCGTGGTGGGACGGCCTCGGCATCGACGACGTCGCGCAGCGCTTCAAGCTCGAGACCGCGCTGGCCGAGATCGCGGCGAACATCGTCGAGCACACCCGACGGAACGACCAGGAAGCAGGCAGGCGCTACACCGTGCACCTCGAGGCCACCGACCACGAACTCACCGCCGTCCTCACCGACAACGGCCGCCCGGCCGACGTCGACCTCGCGGCGGTCACCATGGCGGACGTCGACGAGGAGAGCGGCCGCGGACTCGCGCTCGCCATCGCCGCGCTCGACCGGCTGGAGCACCGACACGAGCACGGACGGAACGTGTGGACCCTGGTGTGCGACCGGTGA